A genomic stretch from Sphingobacterium sp. ML3W includes:
- a CDS encoding WG repeat-containing protein — MINKLLLLFLILFTAGSARAQTPVIFDAIGFGDYRTPFVKVEKEGKIYFCHSVTGLLVDDVKDHSGDLLSVVKDSAYAVIHKNGKLLSNFEYDEVTLHSHYDGQWYPGIHYNYQFAQTKKKGMHGLIDLEGKVISKPRFQALEIINKDIIGFKENNKWGWLRAADGEIIQPPIYDEVDKNYLFEDMLQIHLNGKQGIANISGKVVVPPTYEDLSNILLKTKKYTAFFQNKAYGLIDSQGTVVLPAVYKSLIPVRGSDFLKIDEHGLQGLIDAAGKEVTPPLYDRINDFVRGHAVVEKAGRMGLIDESGKLLLYPQYDEIQFKNSAGQTVFYGDRVSLIPAVANASKEYLERIAAEAKLDAMPYYLRVKDKGKVGIFDWENAKPIFPTNFTEITIVNQHGETYFYAVNGNLYGIYDNLGKEILPPKYRLQSDIYINRSYTYGDLNDSPFILPVYDDKRLGIYNSLKKQFIVPVGDVEITWLNARIFEIRRKVEGKSYTKESAVYNSDGQVLIPYTQDIYLLKMLSDKLLLAEQGSQYVIFNMKGEKVFERPEWNRNGYYSSFNVPENRKEDAKPFQSELFKINIKGENLFIDENGKQVRFNDFAYVGEFYDNLAWVVSNKGDEMLYGLIDTKGNVVVNPRFDRLEVINDHPDLMLIKEKGKYGVLNRQGKIILEPMYDMIDNFSPELMEITLKDKSGLADNDGKIILEPRYDNLRRNYEGENRTWPILAKKGNVFSFINKGTDRPMVVGKSKID, encoded by the coding sequence ATGATCAACAAACTTTTATTATTATTCCTCATACTTTTCACTGCCGGTTCAGCAAGAGCCCAGACCCCTGTTATCTTTGATGCTATCGGCTTTGGTGATTATCGTACTCCTTTTGTAAAAGTGGAAAAAGAAGGTAAAATTTACTTCTGTCATTCAGTTACTGGATTGTTGGTTGATGATGTCAAAGATCATTCAGGTGATTTGCTTTCTGTAGTGAAAGACAGTGCATACGCAGTGATCCACAAAAATGGAAAATTACTAAGCAACTTTGAGTACGATGAGGTGACTTTACACAGCCATTATGACGGGCAATGGTATCCGGGCATCCATTACAATTACCAGTTTGCACAAACAAAAAAAAAGGGAATGCATGGGCTTATCGATCTAGAGGGAAAAGTAATTTCCAAACCACGCTTCCAGGCGCTGGAGATCATCAATAAAGATATCATTGGTTTTAAAGAAAACAATAAATGGGGATGGCTGCGCGCAGCGGATGGTGAAATTATCCAGCCGCCTATCTATGATGAAGTGGACAAGAACTATCTGTTTGAGGATATGCTTCAAATTCATCTTAATGGAAAACAAGGAATAGCAAATATAAGCGGTAAAGTAGTTGTTCCTCCAACGTATGAAGACTTGAGCAACATCTTACTTAAAACCAAAAAGTATACAGCATTTTTTCAAAATAAGGCCTATGGTCTGATTGATTCGCAGGGGACTGTAGTGCTTCCTGCAGTTTACAAATCATTAATTCCGGTGAGAGGTAGTGACTTTCTTAAGATTGATGAACATGGGTTGCAAGGGCTGATTGATGCTGCCGGAAAAGAAGTCACCCCTCCATTGTATGATAGAATAAATGATTTTGTAAGGGGTCATGCTGTTGTAGAAAAGGCGGGAAGAATGGGGCTAATTGATGAAAGCGGCAAATTGCTATTGTATCCCCAGTATGACGAGATCCAGTTCAAAAACTCAGCGGGACAGACAGTTTTTTATGGTGACCGTGTATCACTCATCCCTGCTGTTGCAAATGCTTCAAAAGAATACCTTGAAAGGATAGCCGCCGAAGCCAAACTGGATGCGATGCCTTATTATCTGCGTGTAAAAGACAAGGGTAAAGTAGGAATTTTCGATTGGGAAAACGCAAAACCTATTTTTCCTACAAATTTTACGGAAATTACCATCGTAAATCAGCATGGCGAAACTTATTTTTATGCTGTAAATGGGAATCTCTATGGAATTTACGATAACCTGGGTAAAGAAATATTACCGCCAAAATATCGCCTACAGTCTGATATCTATATCAATCGAAGCTACACCTATGGCGATCTTAACGACAGTCCTTTTATCTTGCCTGTTTATGATGATAAACGACTGGGGATCTACAACAGTTTAAAGAAACAGTTTATTGTTCCAGTAGGCGATGTAGAAATCACGTGGTTAAATGCACGAATTTTTGAAATTAGGAGGAAAGTGGAGGGAAAGAGCTATACCAAAGAATCGGCAGTATACAATAGTGATGGACAAGTGCTGATACCCTATACTCAAGATATTTATCTCCTAAAGATGCTCAGCGATAAGCTCCTGCTGGCAGAACAAGGATCCCAATATGTCATTTTTAATATGAAAGGTGAAAAAGTGTTTGAACGTCCAGAATGGAACAGAAATGGCTACTACAGCAGTTTTAATGTACCGGAAAATAGAAAAGAGGATGCCAAACCTTTTCAAAGCGAACTTTTCAAGATCAATATTAAGGGAGAAAATCTATTTATTGATGAGAATGGAAAGCAGGTTCGCTTTAATGACTTTGCCTATGTTGGTGAATTTTATGACAACCTAGCGTGGGTAGTGAGTAATAAAGGAGATGAAATGCTTTATGGATTGATTGATACGAAAGGAAATGTGGTTGTTAATCCTCGATTTGACCGTCTGGAAGTGATTAATGACCATCCGGATCTCATGCTGATAAAAGAGAAAGGAAAATATGGTGTGCTGAATCGTCAAGGCAAAATTATACTTGAGCCTATGTATGATATGATCGATAACTTTTCACCTGAGCTAATGGAGATCACGTTAAAAGACAAATCTGGCCTTGCAGATAATGATGGAAAGATAATTTTAGAGCCTAGGTATGATAATTTAAGAAGAAATTATGAAGGTGAAAACCGTACATGGCCAATTCTGGCTAAAAAAGGCAATGTGTTTTCATTTATTAATAAAGGAACAGACAGACCGATGGTAGTGGGAAAATCGAAAATTGACTAA
- a CDS encoding CPBP family intramembrane glutamic endopeptidase, with translation MEKKIVSAIGKLGFVVFLVIFPHFVPLPFYSYALVCFGAIFLMLRKEGKTFRDIGLIKGKFTSRAIILGVFTGLTWVAFMQFVYIPSIKYFFEVSDYTEYNFIKSNMTMLIMTVFAAIVIGGFYEEIVFRGYIQSVFEKRIFKGFNPLISMLLTSLLFGIYHVQQDIFAVIAAFMGGMYWAILSKKFGNLWIPIISHALFDTVTLILIYKGAFGAITY, from the coding sequence ATGGAGAAAAAGATAGTTTCAGCAATTGGAAAACTAGGATTTGTTGTATTTCTTGTTATATTTCCGCACTTTGTACCATTACCTTTTTATTCTTATGCTCTTGTTTGTTTTGGAGCAATTTTCCTGATGCTAAGAAAAGAAGGAAAGACCTTTAGGGATATTGGGCTTATAAAGGGAAAATTTACTTCAAGAGCAATTATCTTAGGAGTTTTTACAGGATTAACCTGGGTTGCTTTTATGCAATTCGTATATATTCCAAGTATTAAATACTTTTTTGAAGTTTCAGATTATACGGAATATAATTTTATCAAAAGCAATATGACTATGCTGATAATGACGGTATTCGCAGCTATCGTTATTGGCGGATTTTATGAAGAGATCGTATTTCGTGGCTATATACAAAGCGTGTTTGAGAAGAGGATTTTTAAAGGTTTCAATCCTTTAATCAGTATGCTTTTAACAAGTTTACTTTTTGGTATTTACCATGTGCAGCAAGACATCTTCGCAGTTATAGCGGCATTTATGGGAGGGATGTATTGGGCTATTTTATCTAAGAAGTTTGGCAACCTTTGGATTCCTATAATTTCCCATGCGTTATTTGACACTGTTACACTTATCCTTATTTATAAAGGTGCATTTGGAGCTATCACGTATTGA
- a CDS encoding SMI1/KNR4 family protein, translated as MDEIIQKLDNYLSTLRPEFYRQLNEPLDNSQLNKLEEYYKIKIPKDLRILYKWKNGQQPNCYEPFVNNSCFIPLHQALYDASELTPMIGFDFEIENWWNENWIPIFQNGGGDSICFDLKGIFTEQKGQLIEFWHADNDRNVIAPTLEMFFGKIIDFYETKQMEEFDEYFKVEKIDNYPQKFILK; from the coding sequence ATGGACGAAATAATTCAAAAATTAGACAACTATTTATCGACATTAAGACCTGAATTTTATCGACAGCTTAATGAGCCTTTGGACAATTCTCAATTAAACAAATTAGAAGAATATTATAAGATTAAAATACCAAAGGATTTACGAATACTATACAAATGGAAGAACGGACAACAACCGAACTGTTATGAACCTTTTGTAAACAATTCTTGTTTTATTCCTTTGCATCAAGCACTTTATGACGCTTCCGAACTTACACCAATGATTGGGTTTGATTTCGAAATCGAAAATTGGTGGAACGAAAACTGGATACCAATTTTTCAAAATGGAGGTGGCGACAGTATTTGCTTCGACTTGAAAGGAATTTTCACTGAACAAAAAGGACAATTAATAGAATTTTGGCACGCCGACAACGACCGAAATGTAATTGCACCGACACTTGAGATGTTTTTTGGAAAAATAATCGACTTTTATGAAACCAAACAAATGGAAGAATTTGACGAATATTTTAAAGTTGAAAAAATTGACAATTATCCCCAAAAATTTATATTGAAATAA
- a CDS encoding Rpn family recombination-promoting nuclease/putative transposase has product MARSKKHLGKYVDPRTDFGWKFYFGREENKVLLIEFLNSLFQGEKIISDLRYKPVEHDGDYEEMRRVVFDLHCMSSDGEVFIIEMQQLFQEFFKDRAVYYTSRLINKQLARGKKGSDYYLPEVYFIGILEFNMDGNGSSGVSRVTERPYFYDVALCDKLTKEIFYDKLGYKMISLPLFNKQPEQLKTVMDQWLYLLKHLSTMDRLPTFLDKRIFGLIFEIGEIGKLTEEELMSYEASLKHKRDAESVFNSAKKSGEALGHAKGLAEGERKKALETARAFKEMGLPIADIARGTGLSVEEVEKL; this is encoded by the coding sequence ATGGCAAGATCAAAAAAACACCTTGGTAAGTATGTAGATCCGCGTACCGATTTCGGTTGGAAATTTTACTTCGGTAGAGAGGAGAACAAAGTCTTACTAATTGAATTTCTCAATAGCTTGTTTCAGGGAGAGAAGATAATTTCAGATCTGAGATACAAGCCTGTAGAGCATGATGGCGATTATGAAGAAATGCGTCGCGTTGTATTTGATTTACATTGTATGAGCAGCGATGGCGAGGTTTTCATCATCGAGATGCAGCAGCTCTTCCAGGAGTTTTTTAAAGATCGCGCCGTGTATTATACCTCGCGTCTCATCAATAAGCAATTAGCGCGAGGAAAGAAGGGCAGTGATTATTACCTGCCGGAAGTTTACTTTATCGGTATTCTGGAGTTTAACATGGATGGAAATGGAAGTTCTGGTGTATCCCGTGTCACAGAGCGTCCTTATTTTTATGATGTCGCGCTTTGTGACAAATTGACCAAAGAAATATTTTATGATAAATTGGGGTACAAGATGATTTCGCTTCCATTGTTCAATAAACAGCCAGAGCAACTAAAGACAGTTATGGATCAGTGGTTGTACTTACTTAAACACTTGAGTACCATGGATAGATTGCCAACATTTTTGGATAAAAGAATATTTGGTCTTATCTTTGAGATAGGAGAGATAGGTAAATTAACGGAGGAGGAACTAATGTCATACGAGGCAAGTTTAAAACATAAGCGTGATGCTGAGAGCGTATTCAATTCGGCCAAGAAATCCGGAGAAGCTTTAGGTCACGCTAAAGGTCTAGCGGAAGGAGAGCGTAAAAAAGCTCTTGAGACTGCTAGAGCATTTAAGGAAATGGGGCTGCCTATAGCTGATATTGCTAGGGGCACAGGACTTTCTGTCGAAGAGGTCGAAAAGCTCTAG
- a CDS encoding tetratricopeptide repeat protein: MKLLSLLLSLLVFSSGCSQTKQEITIEKYLKNGAYRYHYTLQGWEDNINKGIQKDSTIAILWQSKALPYWKMKKYDLALQCYNKAVIYDRESYLGRRGYLKCIFQKDYKSAIVDMETAEKEFGYGYQNDHSYQFYISLCRLQQNDFAKAEQILERDFEKTIKERGENWIHFLELFYMGIIQYELRDYDKAILYFDKSMADYSNFSDAKYYKGLCLLQKKDIVNAETIMREAKTNFEQGFTITEDDSFYEPYPYQVNWHMAKWTIPNYVED; this comes from the coding sequence ATGAAATTACTTTCCTTGCTCCTATCTTTACTCGTGTTTTCATCTGGTTGCAGTCAGACCAAACAGGAAATCACTATAGAAAAATATCTAAAGAACGGTGCTTACAGATATCATTATACCTTACAGGGATGGGAAGATAATATTAACAAAGGAATTCAAAAGGATTCGACAATTGCTATATTATGGCAAAGTAAGGCTCTTCCTTATTGGAAAATGAAGAAATATGATCTGGCATTACAATGCTATAATAAAGCCGTTATCTATGACCGTGAAAGCTATCTTGGAAGAAGAGGTTATTTAAAATGTATCTTTCAAAAAGACTATAAAAGCGCTATTGTGGATATGGAAACGGCCGAAAAAGAGTTTGGGTACGGTTATCAAAACGATCATTCTTATCAGTTTTACATTTCACTGTGTCGCTTGCAACAGAACGATTTTGCTAAAGCGGAGCAAATTTTGGAAAGAGACTTCGAAAAAACTATAAAAGAGCGCGGAGAGAATTGGATCCACTTTTTGGAATTATTTTATATGGGAATCATCCAATATGAATTAAGGGATTATGACAAGGCTATTTTATATTTTGACAAATCTATGGCTGACTATTCCAATTTTTCTGACGCCAAATATTACAAGGGACTATGTCTATTACAAAAAAAAGATATCGTCAATGCAGAAACGATAATGAGAGAAGCCAAAACAAATTTTGAACAGGGATTTACGATAACGGAAGATGATTCATTTTATGAACCATATCCATATCAGGTAAATTGGCATATGGCAAAATGGACCATACCAAATTACGTAGAGGATTAA